The following is a genomic window from Streptomyces sp. BHT-5-2.
AGGTCGCATAGCGCGGATCCTGCACGTCCTCAATGCTCCGCACGATGTCCAGGTCGAGGCGGTCGAAAAGCCTGAACGTGTCGAGCAGTTCGTCGATGTTCGGCGCCAACGGCGACCCGCGCTCGATCAGCGAGACATCGCGTGCCGAAACGGCCTCCTCTGTCTCCGACTCGGTCTTGAGTCGGGAGATAACGAGGGACAGGATGTCGAGCTCACGCTGCCGCGTGTCGATGAGCCCGGCAAGCCTGGACAGCCCGTCCGGCGCCTCGAACAACATCCCGACATCCGCCGGCCGCAAGCCGAGGGCCTCGGCGGAGCTGACGACCTGGCCCAACTCGTCGGCGGTGATGAGCGCCCATTGCTTCCGCTTGGCCATGTTCTTGATCGTGTCGCCGCCGAAGGCTGGGCCGATGATAGCGACGTACTCCGCGGAACGCTTCTCCTTGTGCGTGTCGATTGCCACGTCGCTCACATTGTTGTGCGTGACCCGACCGGATGACGTCGACTTTCCGTCCACGATCGCGGTCCGCAACGACCCGTTGCCGTCGTACCACTGCACGAGAATGTCGGTGTCACCGGAACCACTGATGCGCTGGGCGCGGAAGCCCATGTGCCTGAACGCGCTCTCGATGTACGCCTCGAACGCCGCACCGGGTGCCAAGCCATCGGCGCCTGGGTCGACGGAACTGCGCGTCAGTGATTCCACGATGAGCGAGAGCTTGTCCGGTTCGCACGGCGCGCACGACGTGCTTTGCGCCAGGTCCGGCGACAGCTCCAGCTCCACGGCGGCCTCCGGCAGGTGCGGTTCGGCAAGGGGGAGTGTCTCGATGAGACGCAGCCCGGTCGCCGTAGCCTGGACCGACGACCAGGACGTCTCGATGAGCAGGCCCGATTCGACCATGAAGGCCGTGAGCCACCGCACCTTGTCCTTGTTCAAGCCGTATGTGATGCCTTGCCCGTACACGTCGTTCCTCGGAACATTGGCCTTTGCCGCACGGATCAGCTCGCCGACGAACTTCATGTTCGCGTGAAGGATCCGGATGAAGTCGATGTCCGATCCCGACCGCAGCCACGCCTTGGCGGCCGGCGTTGCCGTGAACACCCCGCGGCGGACCTCCAGAAGCAGCCCGGCGGCCCGCATGAACGGCAGCATGCTGTCGACGCTGCTGCGCTTCAGGCCGAACCGGTCCGCGATGAAGCCCAGCAGTGCGCCCTTCTCCATCTGGTCCTCTGCGGCCGCGATGCACGTCCGCAAGTTCTCGATCTTGTTGGGGTCCTCTTTCGGGCTCGGAACCCAGATGTTGTAGGTGTTCCTGGTCTCCTGGGCGCCGTCGTTCGCGGCCAGGTGCGCGAGGAGTGCGGCGATCTCTTCTGGGGCTTCGGGAATGTCGACCGCTTCATCCGAGTCGTGCATGGCCAGGGCCGAAGGCGTCACGACTTCCCAGGTGGCGAAGAGCGACCGTCCCTCAGCGGTCGCGCTGTGCTTCCGCTCTCCCAGCCATTCGGTCAGCCCCAGGACTTCGAGCCAGGTCATGCGGACACGGGTGTTGTTGACGCTCGTCCAGTCGAGGTTGTACGACTCAATCAACTGAGCATTGACCTCTTCGACCGTCAGCGGCTCGCGCACGAGGAGCCCGAGCACCTCGGCGAACAGCCGGATCCGCTCGGCCATCAACGAGGCGAGACGTGAGCGCGACTCATCCGCGAGCATTTCGGAGCCCTCGGGGGTCAGTTGAAGAACTCCTTTTCGATTCTGGACCAACCCCATCGGACGCAGCGCGTACGAGTACTGCCGCCAGGACCTCGACGACTCCACACTCAACAGCTGCGGCCGCGTGTCGAGATCCGTGGCCTCACCAGCGCCGATCCGGCGAACGAGCTCAAGGGCGAGCCGAAACATCTCGTCCTTCCCGCACTGGAGGTTCGGTACGGATGACGCCTGCTGCATCCACCTGCTCCGCTGCGCCCCGAGGGTGGGCGCGCTCGGGGCGGTGGCCGGTTGGCTGGTCTCGCTGAAGAGGTCCGGAGTCATTCTGGCGTGGCCGTTCCGTTCATAGCACTGGGGTGATTCGGCAGAGGCTCCTGCCATGCGCGCACGTTACTTCCCACCACTGACAGGCGATGTCCGGCTCCCCATCAGGAAACCTGCATTGCCCGATCAGTAGCCGATCCGGATCGAATGCGTCGCATCCTGTCGCCACTGCTGCCGGGCAACCCCGCAGTGAACCCTTCGCTCAACTGCCGGACCCTCCCGCGCGGCGACGTGAACACGGTGACCGCTCCGCCGGCGTGCCGGACGACCACAGCTATAGCCTCCTGCGGCTCCGCCCGGCCAAACCGGACCTCCGACAGCCACTCCGCCGGTACCCAGCCGACCCGGTGCTAAGGAATGAACCGTCTCAAGCGCGAGGGAGGAATCAAGGGTTGACCGTACGACACGTACTCGGCAACCAGCTCTGCGCCAGAGCGGGGGGGGCGATCACCCGCCCCGAACATGCCACCGATCAGCAGCGTGCACCCGGTGTGCACCCATGCTCCATCAAGGACCGATCTACGCAGGTCAGAGCGTTTCTCTACCTCTACTTCGACATCTAGGACCGCCGCAGGTCGGAGCGGTTTCCGTTCTCCTGGGGCGTCTGTGGGCCGTCGGCCGTGCCTTCCCTTCCGGGAGGGTGCGGCCGACGGCCTTTTTGTGGAGCCGCGGCGAGGGTGAGCGGAGGCGGCCGGCCCGCGGCATCGCGCCGCGGGCCGGCCGGAAAGAGGTCAACTCCTGCGCGGGATCAGCAGTTGTCGTAGAGCAGGGCTCGGACCAGGCGGCAGGTGGTGTCGGAGGGGTGGTGGACGCCGATGGCGCGGGCGGTGGTGCGGATGGTGGCGTTGGTGGCGTGCTCGGGGCGGTAGACGCCGGTGTCGAGCAGGGCTATGGCCAGGCGCATGGCCTTCAGGCGACGGTTGTGGGATTCGTACCGCTCCCGGGGCCAGCCGGCGGGGAGCGGTTTCTTGGGCAGCGGGTGGGCCGGGAGGGGTTTCGTCATGAGTGTGGCAGTCGCCATCCGGCGGACCTCCTGGAGCTTCGATGAACCCTCACTTACTGGTTCCCATTTTACTGCCGGGCACTGACAAAAGCCCCTGGCCAGGGGGGATTTGGTGGGGTGGGAGCGGGGGTGGGGCGGGCTGACGGTGGGGGTGCGGGCCGGTGCCGGTAGCGGGGGCCGGGGTGGGTCAGGGGGATGGTTCAGGAGGTTGGGGCGGGGAGGGTGCGGAGGAGGTTTTTGTCCGGCTTGCCTACGGGGGTGAGGGGGATGGTGTCGAGGAGGTGGACGGCGGCGGGGGCGTAGAGGGCGCCCTTGTGGGCGGTGACGAAGGCGCGGAGGGCGGGCTGGGAGACCTCGTCGGCGGAGTGGCCGGGGGCGGGGACGACGGCGAGGTGCACCTCCTCGGTCTCGTCGGGGAGGCGGACGCCGTAGGCGGCGGCGTGGGCGACGGCCGGGTGGGTGTGCAGCAGGTCCTCCAGTTCGGAGGGGTTGACGTGGCCGCCGACGACGATGACGACGTCCTTGAGGCGGTCGACGAGGTAGAGGCGGCCGTCGTCGCCCAGGTATCCGACATCGCCGGTGCGCAGCCAGCCGTCGCGGAGGACCTCCGCGGTGAGGTCGGGGCGCTTCCAGTAGCCGCGCATCACGCCGGCGGAGCGGACATGGATCTCGCCCGGCTGCCCCGGGGGCAGGTCGCGGCCCTCGGTGTCGCGGACGGCGAGGGTGACGCCGGGCATCGGGCGGCCGACGGTCATCGGGCGGTCGGTGCGGATGTCGGCGTGGTCGGCGGGGCCGGCCTCGGTGATCGACATCGCCTCGGACTGGCCGTACCAGCCGTGGAGGACCGGGCCGAACGCCTCGGCCGCCTCGCGCATCCGGGACGCGGAGGCGATGCAGCCCCCGTAGGTGATGCGGGTGAGGGAACCGAGGTCGGTGGACGGGAGGGTGGGGTCGTCCAGGAGACGGTAGAGGAGTGGCGGCAGCAGCCAGAGGTGGGTGATGCGTGCGCGGGCGACGGTGGCCAGGACGGCGGTGGGGTCGAACTCCCGGTGGAGGACGACGCTGCCGCCGGCCACGAGGGTGGCGTCGGCCACGATGCCCGCCAGGTGGGCCAGCGAGGTGCAGGCCAGGAAACGGGGCGGGGCGCCTGCGGTCTCCCAGGAGGTGCCGCCGAGCATCGCGGCGATCCCCCGGTGCGTCATCCGAACTCCCTTGGGCACACCGGTCGTTCCGCCGGTGTGCCGGATGCACCAGTCGTCCTCGGCGCGGGCCGCGCCGGGGACGGCGGGGGTGGCGGGCAGCGCGGCGCAGGCGGCGAGCAGGTCGGGGCCGAGCGGGGCGGCGCCTGCGGGGGGCGGGCCGAAGGTCATGGCCTCGGGGCGGGAGCCGGTGCAGCCGTCCAGGAGGGCGCGGACGGTGTCGTACAGGTCGGGGTCGGCCAGGAGGAGGT
Proteins encoded in this region:
- a CDS encoding AMP-binding protein, encoding MPTTTPPFTSYVDLVLAALARDPDRPVVTTADGHDIAAGALHATVHRMAAVLGTHGVGRGRTVAVLSRNRPEALAARYAVNLLGARVVLLYDGMAAETLTRVTESAETDLLLADPDLYDTVRALLDGCTGSRPEAMTFGPPPAGAAPLGPDLLAACAALPATPAVPGAARAEDDWCIRHTGGTTGVPKGVRMTHRGIAAMLGGTSWETAGAPPRFLACTSLAHLAGIVADATLVAGGSVVLHREFDPTAVLATVARARITHLWLLPPLLYRLLDDPTLPSTDLGSLTRITYGGCIASASRMREAAEAFGPVLHGWYGQSEAMSITEAGPADHADIRTDRPMTVGRPMPGVTLAVRDTEGRDLPPGQPGEIHVRSAGVMRGYWKRPDLTAEVLRDGWLRTGDVGYLGDDGRLYLVDRLKDVVIVVGGHVNPSELEDLLHTHPAVAHAAAYGVRLPDETEEVHLAVVPAPGHSADEVSQPALRAFVTAHKGALYAPAAVHLLDTIPLTPVGKPDKNLLRTLPAPTS
- a CDS encoding restriction endonuclease, with amino-acid sequence MQQASSVPNLQCGKDEMFRLALELVRRIGAGEATDLDTRPQLLSVESSRSWRQYSYALRPMGLVQNRKGVLQLTPEGSEMLADESRSRLASLMAERIRLFAEVLGLLVREPLTVEEVNAQLIESYNLDWTSVNNTRVRMTWLEVLGLTEWLGERKHSATAEGRSLFATWEVVTPSALAMHDSDEAVDIPEAPEEIAALLAHLAANDGAQETRNTYNIWVPSPKEDPNKIENLRTCIAAAEDQMEKGALLGFIADRFGLKRSSVDSMLPFMRAAGLLLEVRRGVFTATPAAKAWLRSGSDIDFIRILHANMKFVGELIRAAKANVPRNDVYGQGITYGLNKDKVRWLTAFMVESGLLIETSWSSVQATATGLRLIETLPLAEPHLPEAAVELELSPDLAQSTSCAPCEPDKLSLIVESLTRSSVDPGADGLAPGAAFEAYIESAFRHMGFRAQRISGSGDTDILVQWYDGNGSLRTAIVDGKSTSSGRVTHNNVSDVAIDTHKEKRSAEYVAIIGPAFGGDTIKNMAKRKQWALITADELGQVVSSAEALGLRPADVGMLFEAPDGLSRLAGLIDTRQRELDILSLVISRLKTESETEEAVSARDVSLIERGSPLAPNIDELLDTFRLFDRLDLDIVRSIEDVQDPRYATYRIGDARSAAKRLRAIATSIERGL